From Vanacampus margaritifer isolate UIUO_Vmar chromosome 8, RoL_Vmar_1.0, whole genome shotgun sequence, a single genomic window includes:
- the LOC144056131 gene encoding protein phosphatase 1 regulatory subunit 12B-like: MSSQLSHSRDHPRVRKSTSDSSSSSSSSSANESLRHERLSRLNSSGVSDASNDMTKNHAESYFSRRESRLSARKKAEEEMAHNDYKKMYEKALATNQRLKSRLETSKQELVVIQEQLQRAQKKERKGELGSNILETEKKDSWSLRKKISDMEEQVKVKAELHTENQRLKDENGALIRVITKLSK; this comes from the exons ATGTCGTCCCAACTGTCTCACAGCAGAGATCATCCACGCGTCAGGAAGTCAACTTCTgactcttcttcttcatcttcgtcGTCTTCGGCCAACGAGAGCCTGAGG CATGAGCGACTATCTAG ACTGAACTCATCTGGCGTGTCGGACGCCTCCAACGACATGACGAAAAACCACGCCGAGTCATACTTCTCGCGGCGGGAGAGCAGATTGTCGGCAAGAAAAAAGGCTGAGGAGGAGATGGCGCATAATGATTACAAAAAG ATGTATGAAAAAGCACTGGCTACCAATCAGAGGCTCAAGTCTAGACTGGAAACCAGCAAACAGGAATTGGTTGTGATCCAGGAGCAGCTGCAGAGAGCTCAG AAGAAGGAGAGAAAGGGTGAACTAGGCTCCAACATTCTTGAAACAGAGAAAAAG GACAGTTGGAGTCTCAGGAAAAAGATATCTGACATGGAAGAACAAGTGAAG GTCAAAGCAGAACTTCACACAGAAAACCAAAGACTGAAGGATGAAAACGGAGCATTGATCCGCGTCATCACCAAATTATCCAAATGa